In Melospiza melodia melodia isolate bMelMel2 chromosome 11, bMelMel2.pri, whole genome shotgun sequence, the following proteins share a genomic window:
- the MPL gene encoding thrombopoietin receptor: MAACLCQGWQLSLLPAILLSLCSPPSAPEPVTSQDAALLAGVSEDILCFSRCFEDLTCFWDEEETTAGMCHFYYWYSRDVPTACVVSTWPRGAGGKRHVCVFPSQDVRLFTQLHLRVLNATTNHTKYWRELSVDAVGLIAPPGNITARWAGAAGQLCVSWQPPLADFPNFFLYEVQCCPASSRGVPCSTPLNPAGQHPGDPSMQSTVSTHTPRAASPALGQRLVQANTRVVLRDLEPGVRYHIQVRSKPDGTSMDGVWGPWSQAVAAETPHSSGDIGLCCSTPDLRHVRCEWSWDPAEPHSSHQLFYRPPPSRAGTREDAWQQCEEVSGGAQGTYACTFQPKAGSAISVLVNVTRTHMLPTLSYFKEPFWLHQAVLTDAPQLVQATVTQGRLSLQWLPPLELLAEQLDYQVRYATENSHDWKVLQVPRAARKEVLDLRPGSRYHAQVRARPSGPWYRGSWSAWSKPVVVDAVADAGWLIPSVTVVPLLFSAVLLGLRCTFPSLYSNVKQKLWPPVPDLHRALGSFLQESSKHGQASAFDKQPPEEAVLPCLLEVLPGPLREAGPPPEHAGGRLSSTDIANQSYLLMSGWEPRAATTAPTPP, encoded by the exons ATGGCagcctgcctgtgccagggctggcagctctcACTGCTCCCTGCCATCCTGCTCAGCCTCTGCAGCCCACCGTCAGCCCCTGAGCCAGTGACATCCCAAG ATGCTGCACTGCTAGCAGGCGTGTCCGAGGACATCCTCTGTTTCTCCCGCTGCTTCGAGGACCTCACCTGCTTCTGGGACGAGGAGGAGACAACAGCTGGGATGTGCCATTTCTACTACTGGTACAGCAG GGATGTGCCCACAGCGTGCGTGGTCTCCACGTGGCCCCGTGGGGCTGGCGGGAAGCGACATGTCTGCGTCTTCCCCAGCCAGGACGTGCGGCTCTTCACCCAGCTCCACCTCCGTGTCCTGAATGCCACCACAAACCACACCAAGTACTGGCGGGAGCTCAGCGTGGACGCCGTGG GTCTCATTGCTCCCCCAGGGAACATCACTGCCcgctgggccggggctgcggggcagctcTGCGTGTCGTGGCAGCCACCCCTCGCTGACTTCCCAAACTTCTTCCTCTACGAGGtgcagtgctgccctgccagctcccGAGGGGTGCCCTGCAGCACCCCATTGAACCCCGCTGGGCAGCACCCTGGGGACCCCTCCATGCAGTCAACTGTCAGCACCCACACACCCAGGGCAGCctccccagcactgggacag aggctggtccaggccaacactcGAGTGGTGCTCCGggacctggagccaggggtgaggtACCACATCCAGGTGCgcagcaagcccgacggtacctccatggacggcgtctgggggccctggtcgcaggctgtggctgcagagacaccccactcctccg gagacatcgggctgtgctgcagtaCCCCTGacctgcggcacgtgcgctgcgaatggagctgggaccctgcagagccccacagctcccaccagctcttCTACCGGCCACCTCCAAGcagggctggcacaag ggaagatgcatggcaacagtgcgaggaggtgagcgggggggcacagggcacctatgcctgcaccttccagcccaaggctggcagtgccatctctgtcctggtgaatgtcaccaggacccacatgctgcccacactcagctacttcaaggagcccttttggctgcaccaggctg tgctcacagatgccccacagcttgtgcaggcaacagtgacgcagggccggctgagcctgcagtggctgccgcccctggagctgctagcagagcagctggactaccagGTCCGCTATGCCACGGAGAACAGCCACGACTGGAAG gtcctgcaggttccgcgagcagcgaggaaagaggtcctggacctgcggccaggctcccgctaccacgcgcaggtgcgggcccggcccagcgggccgtggtaccggggcagctggagcgcctggtccaaacccgttgtggttgatgccgtggccgatgcgg gctggctcatccccagtgttacggtggtgccgctgctcttctcagcagtgctcctggggctgcgctgcaccttcccctccctctacag CAATGTGAAGCAGAAACTCTGGCCGCCCGTTCCCGAcctgcaccgtgctctgggcagcttcctccaggaaagcagcaagcacggccag GCCAGCgccttcgacaagcagccgccggaggaggccgtcctgccctgcctgctggaggtgctgcccggcccgctGCGTGAGGCGGGCCCGCCGCCGGAGCACGCTGGGGGCCGCCTGTCCAGCACCGACATCGCCAACCAGTCCTACCTGCTCATGAGCGgctgggagccgcgggcagcCACGACCGCCCCCACCCCGCCATAA
- the CDC20 gene encoding cell division cycle protein 20 homolog, with product MAQFLFEADLHGLLKLDTPIPNAPPARWQRKAKESGPGPSPVGVSPMKPANRSYSSSKTPSKTPGKSGSKIQSTPTKPGGDRYIPNRSTMQMEMANFLLTKENDPAEDSPTKKEQQKAWAVNLNGFDVEEAKILRLSGKPQNAPEGYQNNLKVLYSQKMTPGSSRKTSRYIPSNPDRILDAPEIRNDYYLNLIDWSSQNFLAVALDNSVYLWNHATGEIIQLLQMEHPDVYISSVSWIKEGNYLAVGTSSAEVQLWDVQQQKRLRNMTSHCARVGTLSWNSYILSSGARNGHIHHHDVRVAEHHVATLAGHTQEVCGLKWSLDGRYLASGGNDNLVNVWPCTQGGGGDFAPIQTFTQHQGAVKAVAWCPWQTNVLATGGGTSDRHIRIWNVCSGACLSTVDTHSQVCSILWSTNYKELISGHGFAQNQLVIWKYPTMAKVAELQGHTARILNLTMSPDGTTVASAAADETLRLWRCFEMDPIKKKEKEKANCAKSSIIHQSIR from the exons ATggcgcagttcctgttcgaggcggacctgcacgggctgctgaagctggacacgccaatcccgaacgcgccgcctgcgcgatggcagcgcaaggccaaggagagcggccccgggcccagcccagTCGGCGTGTCGCCCATGAAACCGGCCAATCGCTCCtacagctccagcaagacgccgtccaagacacccg gtaaatctggatccaaaattcaaagcacccccacaaagcctgggggggatcgctacattcccaaccgcagcactatgcagatggagatggcaaatttcctcctaaccaaagaaaatgaccctgctgaggattcccctaccaagaag gagcaacagaaagcctgggcagtgaatctgaatgggtttgatgtagaagaggcaaagatcctccgcctcagtggaaaaccacagaatgctccagaag gctatcagaataacctgaaagtgctttATAGTCAGAAAAtgacacctggatccagcaggaagactaGCAGATACATTCCCTCAAACCCAGACCGGAttttggatgcaccagagatccgcaacgactact atctgaatctcatagactggagctcccagaacttcctggcagtggctctggacaactctgtttatctgtggaatcatgCTACTGGGGAGATTATCcagctgctgcagatggagcatccagatgtgtacatttcttctgtgtcatggattaaagaaggaaactaccttgctgttggcacaagtagtgctgaggttcag CTATGGGACGTtcagcagcagaaacgtctccgaaacatgaccagccattgtgcccgtgtgggaaccctcagctggaacagctacatcctctccag tggtgcacggaatgggcacatccatcaccatGATGTCagagtggctgagcatcacgtggccacccttgctggccacacacaggagGTGTGTGGACTCAAATGGTCTTTAGATGGGCgctacctggccagtggtggcaaCGACAATCTGGTGAACGTCTGGCCATGCACCCAAGGTGGGGGTGGAGACTTTGCTCCCATACagaccttcactcagcaccagggtgctgtcaag gctgtggcgtggtgcccatggcagacgaatgttctagccactggaggtggcactagtgaCAGACATATCCGCATCTGGAACGTCTGTTCTGGTGCCTGCCTCAGTACTGTTGATACCCATTCCCAG GTCTGTTCTATCTTATGGTCAACTAACTACAAGGAGCTGATTTCAGGCCATGGATTTGCACAAAATCAGCTAGTTATATGGAAATATCCAACAATGGCCAaagttgcagagctgcaag GCCATACTGCTAGAATCCTCAACCTGACCATGAGCCCGGATGGTACAACAGtggcatcagcagctgctgatgaaacgCTGCGGCTCTGGCGCTGTTTTGAGATGGACCCCatcaagaagaaggagaaagagaaagcaAACTGTGCCAAAAGCAGTATTATTCACCAGAGCATCCGCTGA
- the ELOVL1 gene encoding very long chain fatty acid elongase 1, whose protein sequence is MEGIVTMYQDFMKKADPRIADYPLMQSPFLVMGILLGYVYFVLSLGPRLMANRKPLNLKKFMVLYNFFLVGLSLYIVYEFLMAGWLTGYTWRCDPVDFSQDPKALRMVSVAWLFVFSKFIELTDTVIFVLRKKNEQVTFLHLFHHSVLPWSWWWGAKFGPGGMGSFHAMINSMVHVVMYFYYGLSAAGPAFQKYLWWKKHITAIQLAQFVIVSVHISQYYFMPNCQYQFPIFIHLIWIYGTIFFILFSNFWYQSYTKGKRLPRVAQQAAQHNGSSIHENGTVTNGKVKAN, encoded by the exons ATGGAGGGGATTGTGACTATGTACCAGGACTTCATGAAGAAAGCAG ACCCCCGCATCGCCGACTACCCGCTGATGCAGTCCCCGTTCCTTGTGATGGGCATCCTTTTGGGATATGTCTACTTTGTCCTATCCCTGGGTCCTCGGCTAATGGCCAACAGGAAGCCTCTAAACCTGAAGAAGTTCATGGTGCTATACAACTTCTTTCTGGTGGGACTCTCCCTTTACATAGTGTATGAG TTCCTGATGGCAGGGTGGCTCACTGGGTACACCTGGCGATGTGACCCTGTGGACTTCTCACAGGACCCCAAGGCCCTCAGG ATGGTCAGTGTTGCTTGGCTCTTTGTTTTCTCCAAGTTCATTGAACTGACAGACACG GTCATCTTTGTCCTGCGGAAGAAGAATGAGCAGGTCACATTCCTGCACCTTTTCCACCACTCTGTTCTGCCATGGAGCTGGTGGTGGGGAGCTAAGTTTGGTCCAG GAGGAATGGGCTCATTCCATGCCATGATCAATTCCATGGTGCATGTTGTCATGTATTTCTACTATGGGCTctcagcagcaggacctgcctttcagaAGTACCTGTGGTGGAAGAAGCACATCACAGCCATCCAGCTG GCACAGTTTGTGATTGTCTCCGTCCACATCTCCCAGTATTACTTCATGCCCAACTGCCAATACCAGTTCCCCATCTTCATCCACCTTATCTGGATTTATGGGACCATCTTCTTCATCCTCTTCTCCAACTTTTGGTACCAGTCCTACACCAAGGGCAAGCGGTTGCCCAGGGTGGCTCAACAAGCAGCCCAGCACAACGGTAGCAGCATCCATGAAAATGGCACTGTCACCAATGGCAAGGTCAAAGCCAACTAG